A region from the Riemerella anatipestifer genome encodes:
- the asnS gene encoding asparagine--tRNA ligase produces MEKQTIKDILSNYKTILHHDITIEGWVRAFRSNRFIALNDGSTLNNLQIVVDFEKFDDEIIKNIHTASSLKVTGEVVESQGAGQSVEIIAKKIELLGENLSEELQSTILQPKRHTLEKLREQAHLRFRTNLFGAVFRVRSAVSFAIHQFFNQNQFFYINTPIITGADAEGAGEMFGVSNFDLNKVPKNEDGEVDYTQDFFGKKTNLTVSGQLEAETAAMGLGRVYTFGPTFRAENSNTTRHLAEFWMVEPEVAFNNLEDNIDLAESFLKYVIQYVLDHCKDDLELLDKRFAEEQKQKPEKDRAKEGLIEKLENVVKKRFKRVSYTEAIEILLNSKENKKGKFQFPVEKWGADLQSEHERYLVEKHFECPVVLFDYPKEIKAFYMRLNEDQKTVAAMDVLFPGIGEIIGGSQREERLEVLKQKMADMNVDEHELWWYLDTRKFGSVPHAGFGLGLERLVLFVTGMTNIRDVIPFPRTPKNAEF; encoded by the coding sequence ATGGAAAAACAGACTATAAAAGATATTTTATCAAACTATAAAACTATTCTTCATCACGACATCACCATAGAAGGTTGGGTAAGAGCATTCCGTTCAAACAGGTTTATTGCACTTAACGACGGTTCTACACTTAACAACCTCCAAATCGTAGTAGATTTTGAGAAGTTTGATGATGAGATTATTAAAAATATCCACACCGCTTCATCGCTAAAAGTAACAGGCGAAGTGGTAGAAAGCCAAGGGGCTGGGCAGTCGGTAGAGATTATTGCTAAAAAAATAGAACTATTAGGAGAAAACCTATCCGAAGAATTACAATCTACCATACTTCAGCCTAAAAGACACACTCTAGAAAAGCTGAGAGAACAGGCACATCTTCGTTTCAGAACTAATCTTTTTGGTGCGGTGTTCCGTGTGAGAAGTGCCGTGAGTTTTGCCATTCACCAGTTCTTTAACCAAAACCAGTTTTTCTACATCAATACGCCTATCATTACGGGAGCTGATGCCGAAGGTGCTGGAGAAATGTTCGGTGTGAGCAACTTTGACCTTAATAAGGTTCCTAAAAACGAAGACGGAGAGGTAGATTATACACAAGATTTCTTTGGTAAGAAAACGAATCTTACGGTATCTGGACAGCTAGAAGCCGAGACCGCAGCAATGGGGCTTGGGAGAGTCTATACCTTTGGACCTACATTCCGTGCAGAAAACTCTAACACCACAAGACACTTAGCCGAATTCTGGATGGTAGAGCCTGAAGTGGCTTTCAATAATTTAGAAGACAACATAGATTTAGCAGAATCTTTCTTAAAATATGTTATCCAGTATGTACTAGACCATTGTAAAGATGATTTAGAGCTACTAGACAAACGCTTTGCTGAAGAGCAAAAACAAAAACCTGAAAAGGATAGAGCAAAAGAAGGTCTGATAGAAAAGCTAGAAAATGTAGTGAAAAAACGCTTTAAGCGTGTAAGCTATACAGAAGCGATAGAAATACTACTCAACTCTAAAGAAAATAAGAAAGGGAAGTTCCAGTTCCCTGTGGAAAAATGGGGAGCAGACCTCCAGTCGGAGCACGAGCGTTATCTCGTAGAGAAACATTTTGAATGTCCTGTAGTTTTATTTGATTATCCTAAAGAAATCAAAGCCTTTTATATGCGTCTTAACGAAGACCAAAAAACAGTGGCGGCAATGGACGTGCTTTTCCCTGGTATTGGAGAAATCATTGGAGGTTCACAGAGAGAAGAGCGTCTAGAGGTTCTAAAGCAAAAAATGGCAGATATGAATGTAGATGAACACGAATTATGGTGGTACCTAGATACTAGAAAATTCGGTTCTGTACCTCACGCTGGGTTTGGTTTAGGACTAGAAAGATTGGTGCTATTTGTAACTGGAATGACGAACATTCGTGATGTAATCCCATTCCCTAGAACACCTAAAAACGCTGAATTTTAA
- the csx28 gene encoding type VI-B CRISPR accessory protein Csx28: protein MYWILEVLKIVTPTIAVIVSAIVSTIVLSRKIRQELKGNIERQKYEDILHAHKQMYRLLAYMTDQDNPKNLLKWEVPKGQKHKIHYINRANAQAFLRELPELFYGEGCGLFLSEEVTKKFFEYRSIVYKLLLAEQNSTEAEFRLKNEEVATRMKELHQKLSQSIRQCLKIEQRDLKAL from the coding sequence ATGTATTGGATATTAGAAGTTTTAAAAATAGTAACCCCTACCATTGCCGTCATTGTGTCTGCCATTGTATCTACCATTGTGTTGTCCCGTAAGATTAGGCAAGAGCTTAAGGGCAACATTGAACGCCAAAAGTACGAGGACATACTCCATGCCCATAAGCAGATGTACCGTCTGCTGGCGTATATGACCGACCAAGACAACCCCAAAAACCTCTTAAAATGGGAAGTTCCCAAAGGGCAAAAGCATAAAATTCATTATATTAACCGAGCCAATGCCCAAGCCTTTCTAAGGGAACTCCCAGAGCTATTTTATGGGGAGGGCTGTGGGCTCTTCTTATCTGAAGAAGTCACCAAAAAGTTTTTTGAGTACCGTAGTATCGTTTATAAGCTCCTACTTGCAGAGCAAAACAGCACCGAGGCGGAGTTCCGACTAAAAAACGAAGAGGTAGCTACCAGAATGAAGGAGCTGCATCAGAAGTTGAGCCAAAGCATTAGGCAATGCCTAAAAATAGAACAACGCGATTTAAAAGCGTTGTAA
- a CDS encoding homogentisate 1,2-dioxygenase gives MRYIKLGDIPQKRHTVFKSKEGQFYYEQLFGTEGFHGIASLLYHIHRPTQIKSIGAPKDVTPKIAVEKNIAPRMFKGMNVTPEKDFLDSRKVLLLNNDLKMGLTKPQQSMDYFYKNAECDELLFVHQGKGVLKTFVGNLDFSVGDYLIIPRGTIYQISFETEDTVLFFLESHSPIYTPKRYRNEFGQLLEHSPFCERDIIAPTFVPPIDEKGDFLIKVKKENHITDFIYATHPFDVVGWDGYFYPYKFNIKNFEPITGRIHQPPPVHQNFEGHNFVVCSFVARLYDYHPDAIPAPYNHSNIDSDEVLFYTEGDFMSRNHIDLMDFTLHPGGIVHGPHPGAMERSIGKKSTEEYAVMVDPFRPLKITEEAIKVEDTSYKTSWLEDENN, from the coding sequence ATGAGATACATCAAGCTAGGAGACATTCCACAAAAAAGACACACCGTTTTTAAATCTAAGGAAGGGCAGTTTTATTACGAACAGCTTTTTGGTACAGAAGGGTTTCATGGGATAGCTTCTTTATTATACCATATCCACAGACCCACTCAAATTAAATCTATAGGAGCCCCTAAAGATGTAACACCCAAAATAGCGGTAGAGAAAAACATTGCCCCTAGAATGTTTAAGGGTATGAATGTAACTCCCGAAAAAGATTTCCTAGACAGTAGAAAGGTATTACTCCTTAATAACGATCTTAAAATGGGACTTACCAAGCCCCAACAGTCGATGGACTATTTCTACAAAAATGCAGAGTGCGACGAGCTGTTGTTTGTGCATCAAGGTAAAGGGGTGCTTAAAACCTTTGTAGGGAATTTAGATTTTTCCGTAGGCGACTACCTTATTATCCCTAGAGGGACGATTTACCAAATCTCTTTCGAAACAGAAGACACGGTACTCTTCTTTTTAGAAAGCCACTCTCCTATCTATACGCCTAAACGCTACCGTAATGAGTTTGGGCAGTTGCTGGAACATTCGCCGTTCTGCGAGAGAGACATCATAGCCCCTACTTTTGTACCGCCTATAGATGAGAAAGGAGACTTCCTTATTAAAGTAAAGAAAGAAAATCACATTACCGATTTTATCTATGCCACACACCCGTTTGATGTGGTAGGTTGGGACGGCTATTTTTATCCGTATAAGTTCAACATCAAAAACTTTGAACCTATCACAGGGCGTATCCACCAGCCGCCACCAGTACACCAAAACTTTGAAGGACATAACTTTGTGGTTTGCTCTTTTGTGGCAAGGCTTTACGACTACCACCCAGACGCCATACCTGCTCCTTACAACCACTCTAACATCGATAGCGATGAGGTACTCTTCTACACCGAAGGCGACTTTATGAGTAGAAACCATATTGATTTAATGGATTTCACTCTACACCCAGGTGGTATAGTGCACGGGCCTCACCCTGGAGCTATGGAACGAAGTATCGGTAAAAAATCCACCGAAGAGTACGCTGTAATGGTGGACCCATTCCGTCCGCTTAAGATTACAGAGGAAGCTATTAAAGTAGAAGACACCAGCTACAAAACTAGCTGGCTAGAAGATGAAAATAACTAA
- a CDS encoding DNA-binding domain-containing protein, which yields MNTLKAWLRPNLLTKDDPNDFVAVPLLGGSLGITEIIEALKKEGMEIKTETAVDIITRFNRKASELVLNGYSVNTGLVYMRPAIKGVFYDKTWDKEKHSVYVNVNQGTDLRKAANDTKVEILGEQSSPMSVFSITDKATGKADGTLTKGKNAEIKGTYIKIDGNDPKNGIVFKNLDNQNEVKLSAEHIVLNEPSRLLILVPSDLEAGNYELSITTQSSKGTTLLKEPRTETLSTPITIV from the coding sequence ATGAATACTTTAAAAGCGTGGTTGCGTCCCAATCTATTGACCAAAGATGACCCTAACGATTTTGTAGCCGTGCCACTTCTAGGTGGTAGCCTTGGCATTACAGAAATCATAGAAGCCCTTAAAAAAGAGGGTATGGAGATAAAAACGGAAACCGCAGTAGATATTATCACTCGTTTTAACCGCAAAGCCTCAGAGTTGGTACTCAATGGGTATAGCGTAAATACTGGACTGGTGTATATGCGTCCTGCGATTAAGGGCGTATTCTACGACAAGACTTGGGATAAGGAGAAACACTCCGTTTATGTCAATGTAAACCAAGGCACCGACCTAAGAAAAGCCGCCAACGATACCAAAGTAGAAATACTAGGTGAGCAGTCCAGCCCAATGAGCGTGTTCAGCATCACCGACAAAGCCACAGGCAAAGCAGACGGCACCCTAACCAAAGGTAAAAACGCCGAAATCAAAGGCACTTACATTAAAATAGACGGCAATGACCCTAAAAATGGCATCGTCTTCAAAAACTTAGACAACCAAAACGAGGTAAAGCTCTCAGCAGAGCATATTGTCCTTAATGAGCCGTCAAGGTTGCTTATCCTTGTGCCTTCGGATTTGGAGGCGGGTAACTACGAGCTAAGCATCACCACGCAAAGCAGTAAAGGCACCACCTTACTGAAAGAACCTCGCACCGAAACACTAAGCACACCTATTACTATTGTGTAG
- a CDS encoding acetyl-CoA hydrolase/transferase family protein gives MHHYVSAEEAISIVKSGDRVFLHGSACTPNVLIDEMARQADRLRNVEVVSITQQGNMEIAKPQYKDSFYIKSLFVSTPVREAVNCGRGDFVPVFLSEIPLLFKNKVLPLDVAIVTVSPPDVHGYCTLGTSIDVARSAIDSAKSIIAVVNPKMPRTHGDGMIHVQRIDKMIWHEEELLTIDYGSKVTDVERQIGKNVAELIDDRSTLQMGIGTIPDAVLQCLTNHKDLGIHTEMLSDGVIDLIKNDVINNKYKGAHENRTITSFCFGTKRLYDFINDNPSIAFLDVLKVNHPIEIMKNQKMTAINSAIEVDLTGQVCADSIGTYQFSGIGGQMDFMRGAALSEGGKPIIAISSRTKKGVPRIVPLLKPGAGVVTTRGHIHYVITEYGTAYLYGKSLRERAKALIEIAHPDDREMLDKAAFERFKVEL, from the coding sequence ATGCATCATTATGTATCAGCCGAAGAGGCTATATCTATCGTTAAAAGTGGCGACCGTGTATTTTTGCACGGTAGTGCCTGTACCCCCAATGTTCTTATAGATGAAATGGCAAGACAAGCCGATAGGCTTAGAAATGTAGAGGTGGTTTCCATCACCCAACAAGGGAATATGGAAATTGCAAAGCCACAGTACAAAGACAGCTTCTACATTAAGTCTTTATTCGTATCTACGCCAGTAAGAGAAGCGGTAAATTGCGGGAGAGGAGATTTCGTTCCTGTGTTCTTGAGTGAAATTCCGTTGTTGTTCAAAAATAAGGTACTTCCGCTAGATGTGGCTATCGTTACGGTATCGCCTCCTGATGTGCACGGCTACTGTACTTTAGGGACTTCTATAGATGTGGCTAGAAGTGCCATAGATAGTGCCAAGAGCATTATTGCAGTGGTAAACCCTAAAATGCCAAGAACCCACGGAGATGGTATGATACATGTACAAAGGATAGACAAAATGATTTGGCACGAAGAGGAGCTTTTAACCATAGACTATGGCTCTAAAGTAACCGATGTAGAACGCCAAATAGGAAAGAATGTTGCCGAGCTTATAGACGACAGATCTACCCTACAAATGGGGATAGGTACTATCCCAGATGCGGTATTACAGTGCCTTACCAATCATAAAGATTTAGGGATACATACAGAAATGTTGAGTGATGGGGTGATAGATTTAATTAAGAATGATGTCATCAATAACAAATACAAAGGAGCTCACGAGAACCGCACCATTACAAGTTTCTGTTTCGGTACTAAAAGATTGTATGATTTCATCAATGACAATCCGTCTATTGCGTTCTTAGATGTATTAAAGGTAAACCACCCTATCGAAATTATGAAGAACCAAAAAATGACGGCGATTAACTCTGCCATAGAGGTAGATTTAACAGGGCAAGTTTGTGCCGACTCTATTGGGACTTACCAATTCAGTGGTATTGGTGGACAGATGGACTTTATGAGAGGAGCGGCTCTAAGTGAAGGTGGTAAGCCTATCATCGCTATTTCTTCTCGTACTAAAAAAGGTGTTCCGAGAATTGTTCCTCTACTAAAACCAGGGGCTGGTGTGGTAACTACAAGAGGGCATATCCACTATGTGATTACAGAATACGGTACAGCATATCTTTACGGAAAGAGCCTTAGAGAAAGAGCCAAAGCACTTATAGAAATAGCTCACCCTGATGATAGAGAAATGCTAGATAAAGCAGCATTTGAAAGATTCAAAGTAGAGTTGTAA
- the cas13b gene encoding type VI-B CRISPR-associated RNA-guided ribonuclease Cas13b — protein sequence MEKPLLPNVYTLKHKFFWGAFLNIARHNAFITICHINEQLGLKTPSNDDKIADVVCGTWNNILNNDHDLLKKSQLTELILKHFPFLTAMCYHPPKKEGKKKGHQKEQQKEKENEAQSQTEALNPSELIKALKTLVKQLRNLRNYYSHHSHKKLDAEKDIFKHLYKAFDASLRMVKEDYKVHFTVNLTRDFAHLNRKGKNKQDNPDFNRYRFEKDGFFTESGLLFFTNLFLDKRDAYWMLKKVSGFKSSHKQSEKMTTEVFCRSRILLPKLRLESRYDHNQMLLDMLSELSRCPKLLYEKLSEENKKHFQVEADGFLDEIEEEQNPFKDTLIRHQDRFPYFALRYLDLNESFKSIRFQVDLGTYHYCIYDKKIGDEQEKRHLTRTLLSFGRLQDFTEINRPQEWKALTKDLDYKETSNQPFISKTTPHYHITDNKIGFRLRTSKELYPSLEVKDGANRIAKYPYNSDFVAHAFISVHELLPLMFYQHLTGKSEDLLKETVRHIQRIYKDFEEERINTIEDLEKANQGRLPLGAFPKQMLGLLQNKQPDLSEKAKIKIEKLIAETKLLSHRLNTKLKSSPKLGKRREKLIKTGVLADWLVKDFMRFQPVAYDVQNQPIESSKANSTEFQLIQRALALYGGEKNRLEGYFKQTNLIGNTNPHPFLNKFNWKACRNLVDFYQQYLEQREKFLEAIKNQPWEPYQYCLLLKIPKENRKNLVKGWEQGGISLPRGLFTEAIRETLSEDLTLSKPIRKEIKKHGRVGFISRAITLYFKEKYQDDHQSFYDLPYKLEAKASPLPKKDHYEYWQQNKPQSPTESQRLELHTSDRWKDYLLYKRWQHLEKKLRLYRNQDIMLWLMTLELTKNHFKELKLNDHQLKLKNLEVNVQEADAKLNPLNQTLPMVLPVKVYPATALGEVQYQETPIRTVYIREEQTKALKMGNFKALVKDRRLNGLFSFIKEENDTQKHPISQLRLRRELEIYQSLRVDAFKETLDLEEKLLKKHTSLSSLENKFRILLEEWKKEYATSSKVTDEHIAFIASVRNAFCHNQYPFYKEALHAPIPLFTVAQPTTEEKDGLGIAEALLRVLREYCEIVKSQI from the coding sequence ATGGAAAAACCTTTACTACCGAATGTTTACACACTGAAACACAAGTTCTTTTGGGGAGCTTTCCTTAACATTGCGAGGCATAATGCTTTTATCACCATCTGCCATATCAACGAACAGTTGGGGCTTAAGACCCCTTCAAATGATGACAAAATCGCAGATGTTGTCTGTGGGACATGGAATAATATACTCAACAACGACCACGATTTACTCAAGAAGAGCCAACTAACGGAACTTATCCTAAAACACTTCCCGTTCCTGACGGCAATGTGCTACCACCCTCCTAAAAAAGAGGGAAAAAAGAAGGGGCACCAAAAAGAGCAGCAGAAAGAGAAAGAAAATGAAGCCCAATCTCAAACCGAGGCTCTTAATCCAAGCGAATTGATTAAGGCATTGAAAACCCTTGTAAAGCAACTCCGCAATCTTAGGAACTACTACAGCCACCACAGCCACAAAAAACTCGATGCAGAAAAAGATATTTTTAAACATCTTTACAAAGCCTTTGACGCTTCTTTACGAATGGTAAAAGAGGACTACAAAGTCCACTTTACCGTCAACCTCACTCGGGACTTTGCCCATCTAAACAGAAAAGGTAAGAACAAGCAAGACAACCCTGACTTCAACCGCTACCGCTTCGAAAAAGACGGCTTTTTTACAGAATCAGGGCTATTGTTTTTCACTAATCTATTTTTGGACAAACGCGATGCCTACTGGATGCTGAAAAAAGTCAGTGGTTTTAAATCCAGTCATAAACAAAGCGAAAAAATGACCACCGAAGTGTTTTGCAGAAGCCGCATACTCCTTCCTAAACTAAGGTTAGAGAGCCGATACGACCATAACCAAATGCTCTTGGATATGCTTTCTGAACTGAGCCGTTGCCCTAAACTGCTCTATGAAAAACTCTCCGAAGAGAATAAAAAACATTTTCAGGTAGAAGCTGATGGCTTTTTGGACGAAATTGAGGAAGAACAAAACCCTTTTAAAGATACCTTGATCAGGCATCAAGACCGTTTTCCTTATTTTGCTCTACGCTATTTAGACCTCAATGAGTCTTTTAAGTCCATAAGGTTTCAAGTGGATTTAGGCACTTACCATTACTGTATTTACGACAAGAAAATAGGCGATGAACAAGAGAAACGCCACCTGACCCGAACCCTATTGAGCTTCGGTAGGCTACAAGATTTCACAGAGATAAACCGTCCCCAAGAGTGGAAGGCTCTCACCAAAGACCTCGACTATAAAGAGACTTCCAATCAACCATTTATTAGTAAAACCACTCCGCACTACCATATTACCGATAACAAAATCGGCTTCCGCTTAAGAACTTCTAAAGAGTTGTACCCTTCGTTGGAGGTAAAAGACGGTGCCAACCGCATAGCCAAATATCCCTATAATTCCGATTTTGTGGCTCATGCTTTTATCAGTGTCCACGAATTATTACCGCTGATGTTCTACCAGCATTTAACTGGTAAATCGGAAGACTTGTTGAAGGAAACCGTTAGACATATCCAAAGGATTTACAAAGACTTTGAAGAAGAACGCATCAACACGATTGAAGATTTAGAAAAAGCCAACCAAGGTCGCCTTCCTTTAGGAGCCTTTCCAAAACAAATGTTGGGCTTACTACAAAACAAACAACCCGACCTTTCGGAAAAAGCCAAAATCAAAATAGAAAAACTAATAGCCGAAACTAAGCTGCTCTCCCATCGCCTCAACACCAAACTAAAAAGCTCTCCAAAGCTCGGAAAGAGACGAGAAAAGCTCATCAAGACAGGCGTATTGGCTGATTGGCTGGTGAAAGACTTTATGCGATTTCAGCCTGTGGCTTACGATGTTCAAAATCAACCTATAGAGAGCAGTAAAGCCAACAGCACAGAATTTCAGCTTATCCAAAGAGCATTAGCCTTGTACGGAGGCGAAAAGAACCGATTAGAAGGCTACTTTAAACAAACCAACCTCATCGGAAATACCAACCCGCATCCGTTCCTAAATAAATTCAATTGGAAAGCGTGCAGAAATTTGGTGGACTTTTACCAACAGTATCTGGAACAAAGAGAAAAATTCTTAGAAGCTATCAAAAACCAACCTTGGGAACCATACCAGTACTGTCTACTTCTTAAAATACCGAAAGAGAATAGAAAAAATCTGGTTAAAGGTTGGGAACAAGGGGGCATTAGCCTGCCAAGAGGACTGTTTACCGAAGCGATTAGAGAGACCCTTTCGGAAGACCTCACGCTATCCAAACCTATTAGAAAGGAGATTAAAAAACACGGCAGAGTGGGCTTTATCTCCAGAGCCATTACGCTGTACTTTAAGGAAAAGTACCAAGACGACCACCAGAGTTTTTACGACCTTCCGTACAAGTTAGAAGCCAAGGCATCGCCGCTACCGAAGAAAGACCACTACGAATATTGGCAGCAGAACAAACCCCAAAGCCCTACGGAGTCGCAGAGGCTGGAGTTGCATACCTCTGACCGATGGAAAGACTACCTCCTCTACAAACGCTGGCAACATTTGGAGAAGAAACTTAGGCTCTACAGAAACCAAGATATTATGCTTTGGCTGATGACCTTAGAGCTGACAAAAAATCACTTTAAAGAACTGAAACTGAACGACCACCAGCTCAAACTAAAGAACTTGGAGGTCAATGTTCAGGAAGCAGACGCCAAGCTCAATCCGCTGAACCAAACCTTGCCTATGGTATTGCCTGTAAAAGTCTATCCTGCCACTGCATTGGGGGAAGTACAATACCAAGAAACACCGATAAGAACCGTCTATATCCGAGAAGAGCAGACCAAAGCCCTTAAAATGGGGAACTTTAAAGCCTTGGTAAAAGACCGCCGTCTTAACGGTTTGTTTAGTTTTATCAAAGAGGAGAACGACACCCAAAAGCACCCGATTAGTCAGCTCAGACTAAGACGGGAGTTGGAGATTTACCAATCGCTAAGGGTAGATGCCTTTAAAGAAACCTTAGACTTGGAAGAGAAACTACTGAAGAAACATACCAGCCTCTCCAGTTTAGAGAATAAGTTCCGAATATTGTTAGAAGAATGGAAGAAAGAGTATGCTACTTCCTCCAAGGTTACGGACGAGCATATCGCCTTTATCGCCTCGGTACGCAATGCCTTCTGTCATAACCAATACCCTTTTTACAAGGAAGCCCTCCACGCTCCTATTCCGCTCTTTACGGTTGCCCAGCCAACCACCGAAGAAAAAGACGGCTTAGGCATTGCCGAAGCGTTGCTAAGAGTCTTGCGTGAATATTGCGAAATTGTTAAATCTCAAATTTAG
- a CDS encoding glucokinase has product MPFQNKFPLHLPGEKSTENQSISLVAADVKQKSTTLGYYVSENGKLELKDKKEYNTQDFGLFSDILNLFLEEHSLSKPSRVSIAVPGPVLNGKCTTENLPFDLDIELIRSRTEVEHITLINDLEAMAYGLKGTEDKDFCTLHKNSSTTKGNVAILAPGRGLGEAGMFWDGECLRPFATEGGHSEFSPRAEDELELYRFLKAIHGIVSWESVLSHEGLFNVYRFVRDMRRQEEPEWLTQKLEKGERHEVIIDAALNGENRACALTVEAYVDFIAREASNLVLKLKATGGLILAGSLAVKIEALLKMPSFYQTFVISDKMENILKSTPIYLLKNENAILTGAAYYGAFGKH; this is encoded by the coding sequence ATGCCTTTTCAAAATAAATTTCCACTCCATTTACCTGGAGAAAAATCAACTGAAAACCAAAGCATAAGCCTCGTTGCTGCTGATGTAAAACAGAAAAGCACTACCCTAGGCTACTATGTTTCTGAGAACGGAAAATTAGAATTAAAAGACAAAAAAGAATACAACACTCAAGATTTTGGGCTTTTTAGTGATATTCTAAACCTTTTCTTAGAAGAGCATAGCTTAAGCAAACCCTCTAGAGTTTCTATAGCAGTGCCGGGTCCTGTTTTAAATGGCAAATGCACTACCGAAAACCTTCCTTTTGATTTAGATATAGAACTCATTAGAAGTAGAACCGAGGTAGAACACATTACCCTTATCAACGACTTAGAAGCAATGGCCTATGGGCTTAAAGGTACGGAAGATAAAGACTTCTGCACTCTGCACAAAAACAGCAGCACTACTAAAGGTAATGTGGCTATTTTAGCTCCAGGGAGAGGTTTAGGTGAAGCAGGTATGTTTTGGGATGGAGAATGTTTACGCCCTTTTGCAACCGAAGGTGGACACTCCGAATTTTCTCCTAGAGCAGAAGACGAGCTAGAACTTTACCGTTTTTTAAAAGCAATACACGGCATCGTAAGTTGGGAGTCGGTGTTATCTCATGAGGGATTATTCAATGTGTACCGTTTTGTAAGAGATATGAGACGCCAAGAAGAACCAGAATGGCTTACACAAAAACTAGAAAAAGGAGAACGCCACGAGGTCATCATTGATGCGGCACTCAACGGCGAAAACAGAGCTTGTGCTTTAACCGTAGAGGCGTATGTTGATTTCATTGCAAGAGAAGCGAGTAACCTCGTTCTAAAACTAAAGGCAACAGGAGGACTTATTTTGGCAGGAAGCCTTGCAGTAAAGATAGAGGCACTACTCAAAATGCCAAGTTTCTACCAAACTTTTGTGATTAGCGACAAAATGGAAAACATCTTAAAAAGTACCCCTATCTATCTTCTAAAGAATGAGAACGCCATTCTTACAGGAGCGGCTTACTACGGTGCTTTTGGAAAACACTAG